In one window of Chryseobacterium phocaeense DNA:
- the lgt gene encoding prolipoprotein diacylglyceryl transferase produces the protein MWDPSKGIQIGPVTLHFYSLMFVFAFGFGYVLMLRIFKIDNVNQKYLEPLFTWTLIGTILGARLGHVIFYQPELFKEDFWSVFLPISTKNGFKFTGFSGLASHGATIALIFTTLYYSFKIIKKNPFWVYDRLGIVVALGGAFVRLGNFFNSEIVGKAAAPNSPLAILFPQQSSEYGPTVPRYPGQLLEAIGYVCLFVLLWILYRKTNKKYQQGWLFGLFFIILWAIRFFVEFLKEPQGDEFIQIGSLNTGQVLSIPFMIAGVVIMLMSKKFKITQAENEKPE, from the coding sequence ATCTGGGATCCTTCAAAAGGAATTCAGATAGGGCCTGTAACCTTGCATTTCTATAGCCTTATGTTTGTTTTTGCATTTGGTTTTGGATATGTTTTAATGCTCAGAATATTTAAAATTGATAACGTAAACCAGAAATATCTAGAGCCGCTTTTCACATGGACCCTGATCGGAACCATTTTAGGGGCAAGATTAGGCCATGTTATTTTCTACCAACCGGAATTATTCAAGGAGGATTTCTGGAGTGTTTTTTTACCGATCAGCACCAAAAACGGATTTAAATTTACGGGATTCTCAGGACTGGCCAGCCACGGAGCGACCATAGCACTGATTTTCACCACCTTATATTACTCATTCAAAATTATTAAAAAAAATCCGTTCTGGGTATATGACAGACTAGGAATTGTAGTTGCGCTTGGAGGTGCATTTGTAAGACTAGGGAACTTTTTCAACTCCGAAATCGTAGGAAAAGCTGCTGCTCCAAATTCTCCGCTTGCTATTCTTTTTCCACAGCAAAGCAGTGAGTATGGGCCTACTGTTCCTCGTTATCCGGGTCAGCTTCTTGAAGCTATAGGTTATGTATGTCTTTTTGTACTGCTATGGATCTTGTATAGAAAAACCAATAAAAAATACCAGCAGGGATGGCTGTTCGGATTGTTCTTTATTATCCTTTGGGCCATCAGATTCTTTGTAGAATTCTTAAAAGAGCCTCAGGGAGACGAGTTCATCCAGATTGGCAGCCTTAACACGGGCCAGGTTCTTTCCATCCCGTTTATGATTGCCGGAGTTGTCATCATGCTGATGTCTAAGAAATTTAAAATTACCCAGGCGGAAAATGAAAAACCGGAATAG
- a CDS encoding SAM-dependent methyltransferase, whose amino-acid sequence MLFLLPSYLSENTPLSHFSPVLKDYIMQTDYFFVENEKTARKVVKFFAPEKKQADLKLFLLDKYTENADIKEAQNLMLKGQDFGLLSEAGLPCIADPGNLMVKWCHEKNIRVIPISGPSSIILALISSGFNGQEFTFHGYLPIDKGEKKKQIQRLESLVQQTGYSQIFMETPYRNNALFDDLTKFLSPNTKLCIAANINDPDHEFIQTKTINDWKKTKPELHKIPAVFVLGM is encoded by the coding sequence ATGCTTTTTTTACTCCCTTCCTACTTATCAGAAAACACGCCTTTAAGCCACTTTTCACCGGTTCTGAAAGATTACATTATGCAGACCGATTATTTCTTCGTGGAAAATGAAAAGACAGCAAGAAAAGTGGTTAAATTCTTTGCTCCTGAAAAAAAACAGGCAGATCTTAAACTGTTTTTATTGGACAAATACACAGAAAATGCTGATATTAAGGAAGCTCAGAATCTGATGCTTAAAGGTCAGGATTTCGGGCTGCTTTCCGAAGCCGGACTGCCATGTATCGCCGACCCGGGAAATCTTATGGTGAAATGGTGCCATGAGAAAAACATCAGGGTGATCCCAATTTCAGGGCCATCATCTATTATATTAGCGTTAATCTCTAGCGGATTCAATGGGCAGGAGTTTACATTCCATGGGTATCTCCCGATTGATAAAGGAGAAAAGAAAAAGCAGATCCAGCGTCTGGAAAGTCTGGTGCAGCAAACCGGATATTCGCAGATTTTTATGGAAACCCCCTACAGAAACAACGCGCTCTTTGATGATCTAACGAAATTTTTGTCGCCCAATACAAAATTGTGTATCGCTGCCAACATCAATGATCCGGACCATGAATTTATCCAGACTAAAACCATCAATGACTGGAAAAAGACAAAACCGGAACTGCATAAGATTCCTGCGGTGTTTGTACTGGGGATGTAA
- the yidD gene encoding membrane protein insertion efficiency factor YidD: protein MKLTFNKIISFPLVILIKFYQWFISPLLPKNCRYQPTCSHYMVEALQVHGIFRGLWLGVRRISKCHPWGGSGYDPVPPKK, encoded by the coding sequence TTGAAACTTACATTCAATAAAATCATTAGTTTTCCTTTGGTAATTTTAATAAAATTTTACCAATGGTTTATTTCGCCTCTGCTTCCCAAAAACTGCCGTTACCAACCTACCTGCTCCCATTATATGGTGGAGGCACTTCAGGTTCATGGTATTTTCAGGGGACTTTGGCTGGGTGTAAGGAGAATTTCAAAATGCCATCCCTGGGGAGGCAGCGGCTACGACCCTGTTCCTCCTAAAAAATAA
- the dnaA gene encoding chromosomal replication initiator protein DnaA gives MDENLMMIWQKCLQFMRDNLNAAEDNSDLKKLEKSFDMLFDKVQPLSLVANNLTLIVPSDFYKEYIEDNYLSLLSAALKKNLGKGVKLWYSVMENRPAGQEKPVTMNMKGKSVPTPKMQETMPQGFSANIVNPFVVPGIRKVNIDSNLKSDYSFDNYIEGESNKFAATVARSIAKRPGATAFNPLFLHGGYGVGKTHLGQAVGLEVKNQFPDKVVLYLSSEKFIQQFISAAKAHKQTEFANFYQMVDVLIIDDIQFLSGKSATQDSFFHIFDHLHQNGKQIILTSDKAPADIMDIQERIVSRFKWGLSAEIKSPDLSTRRQIIVDKLSRDGIVLPGDMLDFLAAEAKTNVRELIGVINSVIAYSTVYRTDLSLELLKDTINKIAANQKKVINIPYIQEVVCDYFGIKKEQLLSKTRKREIALPRQLAMYFSKELTNATFTKIGEEMGGKDHSTVMYACDTIKDVSKIDKEVKKYVKDLAERIKK, from the coding sequence ATGGATGAAAATTTAATGATGATATGGCAGAAGTGCCTTCAGTTCATGCGTGATAATCTGAACGCAGCTGAAGACAATTCTGATCTAAAGAAGCTTGAAAAATCCTTCGACATGCTATTCGATAAGGTACAGCCACTTTCGTTGGTTGCGAATAACCTTACGCTTATAGTGCCGAGCGATTTTTACAAGGAATATATTGAGGATAATTACCTATCCCTGCTTTCTGCTGCCCTGAAGAAAAATCTTGGAAAAGGAGTGAAATTGTGGTACTCTGTGATGGAAAACAGGCCTGCCGGACAGGAAAAGCCTGTAACGATGAATATGAAGGGAAAAAGCGTTCCTACACCAAAAATGCAGGAAACAATGCCGCAAGGATTCTCCGCCAATATTGTAAATCCTTTTGTGGTTCCGGGAATCAGAAAAGTAAATATAGATTCTAACCTGAAATCTGATTATTCTTTTGATAATTATATAGAAGGGGAAAGCAATAAATTTGCCGCTACAGTGGCCAGATCCATTGCTAAAAGACCGGGGGCAACCGCATTCAACCCATTATTTCTTCACGGAGGATATGGAGTAGGAAAAACCCACCTTGGACAGGCAGTAGGTCTTGAAGTAAAAAACCAGTTTCCGGACAAAGTAGTTCTTTATCTATCCTCAGAGAAATTTATCCAGCAGTTTATTTCTGCTGCGAAAGCACATAAGCAAACTGAGTTTGCGAACTTCTACCAGATGGTGGATGTACTGATCATTGATGATATCCAGTTCCTGTCCGGTAAATCCGCTACACAGGACAGTTTCTTCCATATCTTTGATCATCTTCATCAGAACGGAAAGCAGATTATCCTTACTTCAGATAAGGCCCCTGCAGATATTATGGATATTCAGGAAAGGATTGTTTCCCGTTTCAAATGGGGACTTTCTGCTGAGATCAAATCTCCGGATCTTTCTACGAGAAGACAGATCATTGTAGATAAATTGAGCAGAGACGGAATTGTTCTTCCGGGAGATATGCTTGATTTCCTGGCTGCTGAAGCCAAAACCAATGTACGAGAACTTATTGGGGTGATCAATTCTGTAATTGCTTATTCTACTGTGTACAGAACAGATCTTAGCCTTGAGCTGCTGAAAGATACCATCAATAAAATTGCTGCAAACCAGAAGAAAGTCATCAACATCCCTTACATTCAGGAAGTGGTGTGCGATTATTTCGGAATCAAAAAAGAGCAGCTTCTTTCCAAAACAAGAAAAAGAGAAATTGCCCTTCCAAGACAGCTGGCAATGTATTTCTCAAAGGAATTAACGAATGCTACCTTTACCAAGATCGGTGAAGAAATGGGTGGAAAAGACCATTCAACCGTAATGTACGCATGCGATACCATTAAGGATGTATCAAAAATTGATAAAGAAGTTAAAAAGTACGTTAAAGATCTTGCGGAAAGAATTAAGAAATAG
- a CDS encoding acyl-CoA thioesterase, whose product MIHTIHSIRVRYGETDPMKYVYYGNYAEYFEIGRVELFRNIGMSYDEIENQGIWLPVSDYKIKYLRPALYDQKLEIHTYVKKIPGVRIEFEYEIYNEDQVKITEASTTLFFLDAKTNKVIKCPDFLMKLIEENWDK is encoded by the coding sequence ATGATACACACAATACACTCAATACGAGTACGTTACGGAGAAACAGACCCTATGAAATATGTATACTATGGGAACTATGCAGAGTACTTTGAAATTGGCAGGGTGGAACTCTTCAGAAACATAGGAATGTCTTATGATGAAATTGAAAACCAAGGAATTTGGCTACCCGTTTCTGACTATAAAATTAAGTATCTGCGACCGGCTTTATATGACCAGAAATTAGAAATCCACACGTATGTAAAAAAAATTCCCGGAGTGCGGATTGAATTTGAATATGAAATTTATAATGAAGATCAGGTTAAAATTACAGAAGCTTCTACTACCCTGTTCTTTTTAGACGCGAAAACCAATAAAGTGATTAAGTGCCCTGACTTTCTGATGAAGCTTATTGAGGAAAACTGGGATAAGTAA
- a CDS encoding DUF2339 domain-containing protein, translating to MSEVLLIIFVIAIIFFAFNTLNIKIKRLEKEIDDLKLKFNQPQQRTSAILQDEKAPVQEAELPQQVQSIPANEEIHEPELPSPPQKDWLEPAFDFLKQNILTIIGIFTLVLGIGYFVKYAIDKNWIGETLRAGIGLAVGAVIITAGHFLRKNYAVFASIITGGGIAVLYFTTTIAFREYHLFTQNTAFFITTLITLISIALAYYYKSEVLIIFALLGGFSAPLMISTGQSNYLFLFTYLTLLNIGMLAAAFLKNWKSVGWTAYVFTSIYLFSWTSEKPEWLTIVFYIINYIIFYAFALQDYLKNKTLSPWNTLMLVLINFSAIIGLIYIFNTAGYEPVIIFPLIFAVVNGILFLKEYQKKDFGFSYSVFAALSVSLVTVAVALQFKTHLITSVWAVEASLLLYIWKKSGHDIFRTCFYVLFPMVIMAQIVTWSSYFNKDNMVVIVNPVFLTSLITISTTAVNLFLLKNMHKAGKTEDNFFETVFAAVSYGIIYLALLLEITYHISDQPWPSILSIGMLFSIYYVFGLLLLRKKLDINPTIQTGLIYLFLILIAFNASFVASELVTSVLYKDITFSFYMLHLLHWIPFVYVLWNVSSIRDFYQTKISYWALSATITIAVSCGLYNTYLAGSVTNPEYISKAREHFTILYLPIIWTVLASIFIYVSLKKSTPEYSRIGFTLIGIMVLKLYSYDVWQMDNVSRITAFIILGVILLLSSFTFQRLKNIIRNMVEKKDEEKEE from the coding sequence ATGAGTGAAGTTCTCTTAATTATATTCGTCATTGCCATTATTTTTTTTGCCTTCAATACGCTTAATATTAAGATTAAAAGGCTTGAGAAAGAGATTGATGATCTAAAACTTAAATTTAATCAGCCGCAGCAAAGAACGTCAGCAATCTTACAGGACGAAAAAGCCCCTGTACAAGAAGCTGAGCTCCCTCAACAGGTTCAAAGTATTCCGGCCAATGAAGAAATCCATGAACCAGAACTTCCTTCACCACCACAAAAAGACTGGCTGGAACCTGCTTTTGATTTTTTAAAACAAAACATCCTGACCATCATCGGGATATTCACACTCGTTCTCGGAATAGGCTATTTTGTAAAATATGCTATTGACAAAAACTGGATCGGTGAAACCTTAAGAGCGGGAATAGGCCTTGCCGTAGGAGCCGTAATTATAACTGCCGGGCATTTTCTAAGAAAAAATTATGCAGTCTTTGCATCTATTATCACGGGAGGAGGAATTGCCGTTCTGTATTTTACCACAACGATTGCTTTCCGGGAATATCATCTTTTTACGCAGAACACCGCTTTTTTTATCACTACTCTGATCACGTTAATTTCGATTGCCCTCGCCTATTATTATAAAAGTGAAGTCCTTATTATTTTTGCTCTTCTGGGTGGGTTTTCTGCTCCGCTGATGATCAGCACGGGACAGAGCAATTACCTTTTCCTGTTCACGTATCTTACCCTTCTGAATATTGGTATGCTTGCTGCTGCATTCCTTAAAAACTGGAAAAGTGTGGGATGGACAGCGTATGTTTTCACGAGCATCTATCTGTTCTCCTGGACCTCAGAAAAACCTGAATGGCTTACCATTGTATTTTATATTATTAATTACATTATTTTCTATGCTTTTGCCCTGCAGGATTATCTCAAAAACAAAACACTTTCACCATGGAATACGCTGATGCTTGTTCTCATCAACTTTTCAGCTATTATTGGGTTGATTTATATATTCAACACGGCAGGGTACGAACCGGTTATTATTTTCCCGCTTATTTTCGCGGTAGTTAATGGGATTCTTTTTTTAAAGGAATATCAGAAAAAAGACTTTGGGTTCAGCTATTCTGTCTTTGCAGCCCTTTCTGTCAGTCTTGTCACGGTTGCAGTTGCTCTTCAGTTTAAAACGCACCTCATCACAAGCGTGTGGGCGGTGGAAGCATCACTTTTGCTCTATATCTGGAAAAAAAGCGGACATGATATTTTCAGAACATGTTTTTATGTTTTATTTCCAATGGTGATTATGGCTCAGATCGTCACGTGGTCTTCCTATTTTAATAAGGACAATATGGTAGTTATAGTGAATCCTGTATTTTTAACCAGTCTGATTACCATTTCCACAACGGCTGTCAATCTATTTTTGCTGAAAAACATGCATAAAGCCGGAAAAACGGAAGATAATTTCTTTGAAACTGTTTTTGCGGCAGTAAGCTATGGAATTATTTACCTCGCCCTTCTGCTGGAAATCACGTACCATATTTCAGATCAGCCATGGCCTTCTATTCTGAGTATTGGGATGCTTTTCAGTATTTATTATGTTTTCGGATTGCTGTTGCTCAGGAAAAAACTGGATATCAACCCAACCATTCAAACGGGACTTATTTATCTCTTCCTGATCCTGATCGCTTTTAATGCTTCATTTGTGGCATCAGAACTTGTGACTTCGGTATTGTATAAGGATATTACATTCAGTTTTTATATGTTACATCTTTTGCACTGGATTCCTTTTGTATATGTACTTTGGAATGTATCTTCCATCCGTGATTTTTATCAGACTAAAATCTCGTACTGGGCTTTATCAGCGACCATTACCATTGCGGTGAGTTGTGGTCTTTACAATACGTATCTTGCAGGTTCCGTCACTAATCCGGAGTATATTTCAAAAGCAAGAGAACATTTCACCATTCTTTATCTGCCTATTATATGGACTGTTTTGGCGAGTATATTCATCTACGTCAGTCTGAAAAAAAGCACTCCTGAATACAGCAGAATCGGATTTACATTGATTGGGATTATGGTGCTTAAACTATACAGCTATGATGTGTGGCAGATGGACAATGTTTCAAGGATCACGGCATTTATTATTTTGGGCGTCATCCTATTATTAAGTTCCTTTACCTTCCAGCGGCTGAAGAATATTATCAGGAATATGGTGGAGAAGAAGGATGAGGAAAAGGAGGAATAG
- the pheA gene encoding prephenate dehydratase, translated as MKIAFLGPHASFTQLAATQLFPDDELVPQANILDCFNAVDKGEAEKAVVPLENSIEGTVSMTLDYLYKTPSIKIEAEGVMPIAHHLMIHPENNIEDIEKIYSHPQALAQSFHFLDTHYKEINRQDFSSTAAAAKYVSENRELKIAAVANQFAANLYGLKIVHRNIQDFEQNHTRFIVISKQKDTYHNAKLQMLGEKSGMLINLPEDHPGGLHQVLSVFAWRKMNLSKIESRTLKTGLGNYFFFINVVGKWEDVLHGNALLELQSINAEVDFLGNYKEFLLES; from the coding sequence ATGAAAATCGCTTTTTTGGGTCCGCATGCAAGTTTCACACAGCTTGCGGCCACACAGCTTTTTCCTGATGATGAACTTGTTCCTCAGGCCAATATCCTGGACTGTTTTAATGCCGTAGATAAAGGAGAGGCTGAAAAAGCAGTAGTACCGCTGGAAAACTCTATTGAAGGCACTGTTTCTATGACGCTGGATTATTTGTACAAAACACCGTCTATCAAAATTGAAGCGGAAGGTGTGATGCCTATTGCCCATCATCTGATGATTCACCCGGAGAACAATATAGAGGACATTGAAAAAATATATTCCCATCCGCAGGCCCTGGCGCAAAGCTTTCATTTCCTGGACACCCACTATAAAGAAATAAACAGACAGGATTTTTCATCAACTGCCGCTGCGGCGAAGTATGTTTCCGAGAATAGGGAGCTGAAAATAGCAGCCGTTGCCAATCAGTTTGCAGCCAATCTGTACGGGTTGAAGATTGTTCACCGGAACATCCAGGATTTTGAGCAGAATCACACTCGGTTTATTGTCATTTCCAAACAGAAGGATACGTATCACAATGCGAAGCTTCAGATGCTGGGTGAGAAATCCGGTATGCTGATCAATCTTCCTGAGGATCATCCGGGAGGGCTTCACCAGGTGCTTTCTGTTTTTGCGTGGAGAAAAATGAACCTCAGCAAAATAGAATCAAGAACCCTGAAAACCGGACTTGGAAATTATTTCTTTTTCATTAATGTTGTTGGAAAATGGGAAGATGTATTGCATGGCAATGCGCTTCTGGAACTTCAGTCTATCAACGCGGAAGTTGATTTTCTGGGAAATTATAAAGAATTTCTACTCGAAAGTTAA
- a CDS encoding NAD(P)H-hydrate dehydratase, protein MKIFSAEQIRAWDQFTIIHEPVSSIQLMERASEALAGWISENCKNHKKIAIFCGNGNNGGDGLAAARILYAKGFDVDIFVQNVKGKFSDDASVNLKRLRDFSGIFVRDFKEADQYNFDAKTIILDALFGSGLSRPVEGSSKEIVEFLNDKNCIKISVDMPSGMSADDLLKKDSLIFKADYTLSFQCWKKSFLHPETGKYTGKVIILDIGLHPEYYQVEPAESFVIDEKLIENIFKPRQDFSHKGTYGKVTIAGGSYGKIGASVLSTRAALKTGAGLTFALAPGCGYEVLQTSCPEAMFMKGGEDCIDRFPVEKDSVAGIGPGLGTDPKTKEAFLNFLKDYSKPLVLDADALNIIAEDDKNLKLIPQKSIITPHPKEFKRLFGTSENSFERLESAKRKAEELKIYLVLKDHHTQVITPEGNIFYNITGNAGLAKGGSGDILTGVLTSLLAQGYSEEETCILGVWLHGRAADLAAEKHSKESMLPTDVIDEFGKVFEELNRRVAVKL, encoded by the coding sequence ATGAAAATATTTTCTGCAGAACAGATACGCGCCTGGGATCAGTTTACCATTATCCACGAACCTGTTTCTTCCATACAGCTGATGGAAAGGGCTTCCGAGGCATTGGCGGGCTGGATTTCGGAAAACTGTAAAAATCACAAAAAAATAGCAATATTCTGTGGGAACGGAAATAATGGCGGTGATGGATTGGCAGCAGCGAGAATCCTTTATGCAAAGGGGTTTGATGTAGATATATTTGTTCAGAATGTCAAAGGGAAATTTTCAGATGATGCTTCGGTCAATTTAAAAAGACTGCGGGATTTCTCCGGAATTTTTGTCAGGGATTTCAAAGAGGCGGATCAGTATAATTTTGATGCTAAGACCATTATTTTGGACGCACTTTTCGGAAGCGGGCTTTCCAGGCCTGTGGAAGGCAGCAGCAAAGAAATAGTTGAATTCCTGAACGACAAAAACTGCATTAAAATATCCGTTGATATGCCTTCGGGAATGTCTGCTGATGATCTGCTTAAAAAAGACTCACTTATTTTTAAAGCTGATTATACATTAAGCTTTCAATGCTGGAAAAAAAGTTTCCTGCATCCGGAAACAGGAAAATATACCGGAAAAGTAATTATTCTGGATATAGGACTCCATCCGGAATACTATCAAGTGGAACCCGCCGAAAGCTTTGTCATAGATGAAAAGCTTATAGAGAATATCTTTAAACCAAGACAGGATTTTTCCCATAAAGGAACCTATGGGAAAGTAACCATTGCAGGTGGAAGTTATGGTAAAATAGGAGCGTCGGTACTGTCTACTAGGGCTGCATTAAAGACCGGAGCCGGACTTACCTTTGCACTGGCTCCCGGATGCGGATATGAAGTTCTTCAGACTTCCTGCCCCGAAGCCATGTTTATGAAAGGAGGAGAAGACTGTATTGACCGTTTTCCTGTAGAAAAAGACTCCGTTGCCGGAATAGGCCCCGGCCTGGGAACTGATCCGAAAACAAAAGAAGCATTTCTGAATTTTTTAAAAGATTATTCAAAGCCTTTGGTTCTGGACGCCGATGCTTTAAACATAATAGCTGAGGATGATAAAAACCTGAAACTGATTCCACAGAAATCCATCATAACACCGCATCCTAAAGAATTTAAACGCCTTTTCGGAACCTCTGAAAATTCTTTTGAAAGACTGGAGTCAGCCAAAAGAAAAGCAGAAGAACTAAAGATTTACTTAGTACTTAAAGATCATCATACGCAGGTGATTACTCCCGAAGGAAATATATTTTATAATATAACCGGAAATGCAGGTTTGGCTAAAGGCGGAAGTGGGGATATCCTCACAGGGGTCTTAACTTCACTTCTTGCACAGGGATATTCAGAAGAAGAAACATGTATTTTAGGCGTATGGCTTCATGGACGGGCGGCTGATCTGGCTGCTGAAAAGCATTCTAAAGAATCAATGCTGCCTACGGATGTGATTGATGAATTCGGGAAGGTTTTTGAGGAACTGAACAGGAGGGTGGCAGTGAAATTGTAG
- a CDS encoding replication-associated recombination protein A: MSQNIPLAEKLRPKTLDEVLGQEHLTGEKGTIRKMIENNTLNSLILWGPPGTGKTTLAEIISEKSGRKFYKLSAVSSGVKDVRDVIEDAKKQNLFSGKSPILFIDEIHRFNKSQQDSLLHAVEKGWIVLIGATTENPSFEVVSALLSRSQVYILKALSYEKLEELIETASQRYNKDEGTGFEIVENGAFIQYSGGDARKLINSVELVLNQYKNSDKKEIRNADVLEVLQETMALYDKNGEQHYDIISAFIKSMRGGDPNGAVYWLARMIAGGEDIKFIARRMLILAAEDIGLANPNALVIANNCFQAVNVIGNPESRIILSETAVYLAVSPKSNSTYMAINEALALVKQTGNLPVPLHLRNAPTKLMKDLDYGKDYKYAHSYEGNFVDQDFLPEEIKNVKLYQPGNNATEKKIYEELKKKWSNRY; the protein is encoded by the coding sequence TTGAGCCAGAATATTCCCCTAGCCGAAAAATTAAGACCCAAAACCCTTGATGAAGTTCTCGGGCAGGAACATCTCACCGGTGAAAAAGGTACGATCAGAAAGATGATCGAAAATAATACATTGAATTCACTGATTCTCTGGGGACCTCCCGGGACCGGGAAAACCACTCTGGCTGAAATTATTTCAGAAAAATCCGGACGAAAGTTTTATAAGCTTTCCGCAGTGTCATCAGGGGTTAAAGATGTACGCGATGTGATTGAAGATGCTAAAAAGCAGAATTTGTTCTCCGGGAAATCTCCTATTTTATTCATTGATGAGATTCACCGTTTCAATAAATCCCAGCAGGATTCCCTTTTGCATGCTGTGGAGAAAGGATGGATAGTTCTGATTGGGGCTACTACGGAAAACCCCAGCTTTGAAGTGGTATCGGCACTTTTATCGCGAAGCCAGGTGTATATCCTAAAAGCATTAAGCTATGAAAAGCTTGAAGAACTCATTGAAACTGCTTCACAGCGGTATAATAAAGATGAGGGAACCGGTTTTGAAATTGTAGAAAATGGAGCTTTCATACAGTATTCGGGAGGTGATGCCAGAAAACTGATTAATTCCGTTGAGCTTGTTCTTAACCAATACAAAAATTCAGATAAAAAGGAAATCAGGAACGCAGATGTTCTGGAAGTTTTGCAGGAAACCATGGCGCTGTACGATAAAAACGGGGAGCAGCATTATGATATTATTTCCGCTTTTATAAAATCCATGCGCGGCGGTGATCCTAACGGTGCAGTTTACTGGCTGGCAAGGATGATTGCAGGCGGGGAGGATATCAAGTTCATTGCAAGAAGAATGCTGATCCTGGCAGCGGAAGACATCGGATTGGCGAATCCTAATGCGTTGGTGATCGCCAACAACTGTTTTCAGGCGGTGAATGTCATCGGAAATCCGGAATCGAGGATTATTTTGAGTGAGACGGCAGTGTATCTTGCGGTTTCCCCTAAAAGCAATTCAACCTATATGGCTATCAACGAAGCGCTGGCTCTGGTAAAACAGACCGGTAATCTGCCCGTACCTTTGCATCTGAGAAATGCCCCTACCAAGCTGATGAAAGATCTGGATTATGGAAAAGATTATAAATATGCCCATTCCTATGAAGGTAATTTTGTAGATCAGGATTTTCTGCCTGAAGAAATAAAAAATGTGAAGCTCTATCAGCCCGGAAATAATGCCACAGAGAAAAAAATCTATGAAGAGCTTAAGAAAAAATGGAGCAACAGATATTAA
- a CDS encoding low molecular weight protein-tyrosine-phosphatase yields MKILMVCLGNICRSPLAEGIMKTKVPDNFLVDSAGTISMHEGEHPDKRAVQTAANHGINISNQRSRPITKQDFDTFDKIYCMDIDVMADVVSKARNEEQRRKISLFLEVLGDHENAEVPDPYWGDMKNFEEVFQLLDRGCDAIKNQILA; encoded by the coding sequence ATGAAAATATTAATGGTCTGCCTCGGGAATATTTGCAGAAGCCCTTTGGCAGAAGGAATAATGAAGACCAAAGTCCCGGATAATTTTTTAGTGGACTCTGCCGGAACAATCTCTATGCATGAGGGTGAACATCCCGATAAAAGGGCTGTACAAACCGCTGCCAATCATGGAATCAATATTTCAAATCAAAGATCGAGACCTATTACCAAACAGGATTTTGATACTTTTGACAAGATCTACTGCATGGACATCGATGTGATGGCAGATGTGGTTTCTAAAGCACGAAATGAAGAACAACGCCGGAAAATTTCGTTGTTTCTGGAAGTTTTGGGAGATCATGAAAACGCTGAAGTTCCCGATCCTTACTGGGGTGATATGAAAAATTTTGAAGAGGTTTTCCAGCTTTTGGACAGAGGTTGTGATGCTATTAAAAACCAAATATTAGCTTAA